A DNA window from Lujinxingia litoralis contains the following coding sequences:
- a CDS encoding YecA family protein, translated as MSEAIPASEIPENIGRNDPCPCGSEKKYKRCCQRTHQIQKESEKQSRQPHQLIGSKTIPYKVYKVLTQVFESNALALYYDLSHEAGPFRQRYPEKGAFIEAVDQGNDAMVAGPDYELQHFRVDGPDVYVVLTQGQNDPRVEEVQVDVITLRPNELDAEGNAREADYRGFRIWDVQRHTVNKDEFTSATHPDLSKLGVTWKAAN; from the coding sequence ATGTCCGAAGCGATCCCTGCCTCCGAGATTCCCGAGAACATCGGCCGCAACGATCCCTGCCCCTGCGGCAGCGAGAAAAAGTACAAGCGCTGCTGCCAGCGCACCCACCAGATCCAGAAAGAGAGCGAAAAGCAGAGCCGTCAGCCCCACCAGCTCATCGGCTCCAAGACCATCCCCTACAAGGTCTACAAGGTGCTGACCCAGGTCTTTGAGAGCAACGCGCTTGCCCTCTACTACGATCTGAGCCACGAGGCCGGCCCCTTCCGCCAGCGCTACCCCGAGAAGGGAGCCTTCATCGAAGCGGTAGACCAGGGCAATGACGCCATGGTCGCCGGTCCGGACTACGAGCTGCAGCACTTCCGCGTCGACGGTCCTGACGTCTACGTGGTGCTCACCCAGGGGCAGAACGACCCGCGCGTCGAAGAAGTCCAGGTTGACGTGATCACCCTTCGACCCAACGAACTCGACGCCGAAGGCAACGCGCGCGAAGCCGACTACCGGGGCTTCCGCATCTGGGATGTGCAGCGCCACACCGTCAACAAAGACGAGTTCACCAGCGCGACCCACCCCGACTTAAGCAAGCTCGGTGTGACCTGGAAAGCGGCCAACTAA
- a CDS encoding sulfatase family protein, translating into MISTTWPHRLSLAALLLAAGTTVACSSRSPEQVSAHQQELKRVADPTLEPQSGVPEIDPPLPNLDAPHYTAFDLLQNRPLAHRVTRDGQERAYWIDARELDFMRYVHGNHGREWIVGADVEGGRVSGTRGRKASIWLPAPGGEIEELALRVFNPARGHNELQVALNGHALETVALEEGWQTVRLSLQGAPVRADNALVLTFSNMGRIDGQLSGGGLAWARFGAALPQEVATPSLEDEGAGSGGSDASAEQAVGEGTAAAPGGEAAPTPGEAGLENTPLAELAPHQHNLGQGEVRLAAGEGLSWLVWAHQDAHLQLDLRAEPGCGPQVRLEVEEGQGKVRAALEDGRALVPERGAEQSTSWKLPVDDDQIARLEIIADDACQAPLTLKGARLVRPGELPAMPEAIEPPRYVVFWVIDTLRADFLPIHFDTDVQAPNLKRLADEGVSFELAYVQGTESRASHASLFSGLYPNRHGVAGRGKVRDNVRVIQQFFKDANYRTAMYSSNGYASHLLNLRRGWDFYQNNIHEQTGLDGMFMARQGLGWAENNLENPFFLYLGTIDPHVTYRRHQEYIGLYDTEPYNGRFQRYISGEDLGLVKGKRLPVSERDKQRIINLYKNEITYNDNAFGHLRAELERMGIWDETLVVVTSDHGEEFWEHGSVGHGHNVHQEMVHVPLIFHYSKLPQERVVKSGADVVDVLPTVTALLGLAHPEEKQGMNLLPVMYGQHGGYPNPAVATQYQLHYGMQVAHWKIYLRAGQFKLFDRREDVRELNDVSADHPLASRWLQDSVAWFRAHRERWDKEHWGTSTNVSPEFWEQVSQVD; encoded by the coding sequence ATGATATCGACGACGTGGCCTCATCGGCTCTCCCTCGCCGCGCTGCTGCTCGCCGCCGGCACCACTGTGGCTTGTAGTAGCCGCTCTCCGGAGCAGGTTTCCGCACATCAGCAGGAACTCAAACGCGTGGCCGATCCGACGCTCGAACCTCAGAGCGGAGTTCCTGAGATCGATCCGCCCCTGCCCAACCTGGACGCCCCTCACTACACCGCCTTTGATCTTCTGCAGAACCGTCCCCTGGCGCATCGTGTGACCCGCGATGGGCAGGAGCGCGCGTACTGGATCGACGCCCGTGAGCTCGATTTCATGCGCTACGTTCACGGCAATCATGGTCGGGAGTGGATTGTGGGGGCCGATGTGGAGGGGGGAAGGGTCTCGGGCACCCGGGGACGGAAGGCCAGTATCTGGCTGCCGGCTCCGGGCGGGGAGATCGAGGAGTTGGCGCTGCGGGTGTTCAATCCCGCGCGAGGTCATAACGAGCTTCAGGTCGCGCTTAACGGACATGCGCTGGAGACGGTTGCGCTGGAGGAGGGGTGGCAAACCGTGCGCCTCTCGCTTCAGGGGGCGCCAGTGCGCGCCGACAACGCATTGGTGCTGACCTTCTCCAACATGGGCCGTATCGACGGCCAGCTCTCCGGTGGAGGTCTTGCCTGGGCACGCTTTGGAGCGGCGCTTCCGCAGGAAGTCGCCACGCCGAGTCTCGAGGATGAGGGGGCAGGCTCCGGTGGGAGTGATGCGTCAGCGGAGCAGGCTGTGGGAGAAGGGACGGCTGCGGCTCCGGGTGGCGAGGCCGCCCCGACGCCGGGTGAGGCTGGTCTGGAAAACACGCCGCTCGCCGAACTCGCGCCACACCAGCACAACCTGGGGCAGGGCGAGGTTCGCCTGGCTGCCGGTGAGGGGCTGAGCTGGCTGGTCTGGGCCCATCAGGATGCGCACCTGCAGCTCGATCTTCGGGCCGAGCCGGGGTGTGGTCCGCAGGTTCGTCTAGAGGTTGAAGAAGGGCAGGGTAAGGTCCGCGCGGCGCTGGAGGATGGGCGCGCGCTGGTGCCCGAGCGTGGTGCGGAGCAATCCACGTCCTGGAAGCTCCCGGTCGACGACGATCAGATCGCCCGGCTGGAGATCATCGCCGATGACGCATGCCAGGCACCGCTGACCCTGAAGGGCGCGCGCCTGGTTCGCCCCGGCGAGTTGCCGGCGATGCCCGAGGCGATCGAGCCTCCCCGCTATGTGGTGTTCTGGGTAATCGACACTCTCCGGGCGGACTTTCTGCCGATTCACTTCGACACCGACGTGCAGGCGCCCAACCTGAAGCGCCTGGCCGATGAGGGCGTGAGTTTTGAACTCGCCTACGTTCAGGGCACGGAGTCACGGGCGAGTCATGCATCGCTCTTCAGCGGGCTTTACCCCAACCGCCACGGGGTGGCCGGACGAGGGAAGGTGCGCGACAATGTGCGGGTCATTCAGCAGTTCTTTAAAGACGCGAACTACCGCACCGCGATGTACTCCAGCAACGGGTACGCCTCTCATCTGCTCAACCTGCGCCGGGGCTGGGACTTCTACCAGAACAACATCCATGAGCAGACCGGTCTCGACGGCATGTTCATGGCGCGCCAGGGGCTGGGGTGGGCCGAGAATAATCTCGAGAATCCCTTCTTCCTCTACCTGGGTACGATCGATCCGCATGTGACCTATCGGCGTCACCAGGAGTACATCGGCCTCTATGACACCGAGCCCTACAATGGTCGCTTCCAGCGCTATATCTCTGGCGAGGACCTGGGACTGGTCAAAGGCAAGAGACTCCCGGTGAGCGAGCGGGATAAGCAACGGATCATCAACCTCTACAAGAACGAAATCACCTACAACGATAACGCCTTTGGGCACCTGCGCGCCGAGTTGGAGCGCATGGGGATCTGGGATGAGACGTTGGTGGTGGTGACCTCGGACCACGGGGAAGAGTTCTGGGAGCATGGCAGCGTGGGCCATGGCCATAACGTGCATCAGGAGATGGTCCACGTTCCGCTGATCTTCCATTATTCGAAACTCCCGCAGGAGCGGGTGGTGAAGTCCGGTGCCGATGTGGTCGACGTGCTGCCTACCGTCACCGCGCTCCTGGGGCTGGCGCATCCGGAGGAGAAGCAGGGGATGAACCTGCTGCCGGTGATGTACGGGCAGCACGGCGGCTATCCCAATCCGGCGGTGGCCACGCAGTATCAGCTTCATTACGGCATGCAGGTGGCGCACTGGAAGATTTACCTGCGCGCCGGCCAGTTCAAACTCTTTGATCGGCGCGAGGACGTGCGTGAACTCAACGACGTGAGCGCGGACCATCCGCTGGCCAGCCGTTGGCTGCAGGATTCCGTGGCCTGGTTCCGTGCGCATCGCGAGCGCTGGGACAAAGAGCACTGGGGCACCTCCACCAATGTGAGCCCCGAGTTCTGGGAGCAGGTCAGTCAGGTGGATTGA